The following are from one region of the Paenibacillus sabinae T27 genome:
- a CDS encoding ABC transporter substrate-binding protein produces MVNYAKYHKNAMAFQEANPDIKLDIETIPYNDYPVKLSTTAAAGKLTDLILMIGGGSTFEQAARSGALMPIDDMMGNWKEDFLPSSKIKEFNVDGKQYGIPGEVSYATVIFYKKKIMKDAGYTEFPKTYEAFKAMVKDLKAKNITPIAYGNKTGSVLLASLLSPLNERISGTDLYAKIKSGEQKFTDPDFMNALKDIKELSDMGAFNVDLNSIDNVQATNLFLSGNTAMYIDGSWGVKQISMDKAADFEVGFAVFPQIEGGKGSMSTMPGATNQGVVLNAKLDETKKAAAEKFLQLQ; encoded by the coding sequence ATTGTTAATTATGCAAAATATCATAAAAATGCAATGGCTTTCCAGGAAGCCAATCCGGATATCAAGCTGGACATTGAAACGATTCCCTATAACGATTACCCGGTAAAATTAAGCACGACCGCGGCTGCGGGCAAATTGACGGATTTGATTCTGATGATCGGCGGAGGTTCCACGTTTGAACAGGCCGCCCGTTCCGGAGCGCTGATGCCGATTGACGATATGATGGGCAACTGGAAGGAAGATTTTTTACCGTCCTCGAAAATCAAAGAATTTAATGTCGATGGCAAGCAGTACGGGATTCCGGGCGAGGTTTCATATGCTACGGTCATTTTTTACAAAAAAAAAATAATGAAGGATGCGGGTTATACCGAGTTTCCGAAGACGTATGAAGCTTTCAAAGCGATGGTGAAGGATCTGAAGGCCAAAAATATTACGCCAATCGCCTATGGCAATAAAACGGGCAGCGTCCTGCTGGCGTCTCTTCTGTCGCCTCTTAATGAAAGAATCTCGGGGACGGATCTTTATGCGAAAATCAAGTCGGGAGAACAGAAGTTTACCGACCCGGATTTTATGAACGCTCTGAAAGATATCAAGGAACTTTCCGATATGGGAGCATTTAACGTTGATCTGAACAGTATTGACAATGTGCAGGCGACCAATCTGTTCCTCTCCGGCAATACAGCTATGTATATAGACGGCAGCTGGGGAGTCAAGCAAATTTCCATGGATAAGGCTGCGGATTTTGAAGTAGGCTTCGCCGTATTCCCGCAGATCGAGGGAGGCAAAGGCAGCATGTCCACGATGCCGGGCGCGACGAATCAGGGGGTTGTCTTGAACGCAAAGCTGGACGAGACCAAAAAGGCGGCAGCCGAGAAGTTTTTGCAGTTACAGTGA
- a CDS encoding MBL fold metallo-hydrolase: MDTLKFLGTGDAMGTPRVYCGCPVCEEARLSGTNARLRSSVLVESSDDFFVIDCGPDWRRQMESLGIRVMRRLLVTHPHFDHIGGLPEWADACRWVGIKGELYAPAEVIPVILRQYPWLGSHIELKPLDEGIELDGWQIAAWRVNHGKNGYSYAFRLEKEGYAWVYCPDSISLGDEETRLMREADLLVLGTSFYHEEAELSTRSVYDMTEAAELLADVKPRRAVYTHMSHDVDLRKAYDLPDNVELGYAGKTVPLGHRIEE; this comes from the coding sequence ATGGATACGTTGAAGTTTCTGGGTACGGGCGACGCCATGGGAACGCCAAGGGTGTACTGCGGCTGCCCGGTATGCGAAGAAGCGAGATTGAGCGGAACGAACGCGCGGCTGCGGTCCTCCGTGCTGGTCGAGAGCAGTGACGATTTCTTCGTGATCGACTGCGGGCCAGACTGGCGCCGTCAGATGGAGAGCCTTGGCATTCGCGTTATGCGCAGGCTGCTGGTGACCCACCCTCACTTTGACCATATCGGCGGTCTGCCGGAATGGGCGGATGCCTGCCGCTGGGTTGGGATCAAGGGTGAGCTGTATGCACCTGCGGAGGTTATTCCGGTTATTTTGCGGCAGTATCCCTGGCTGGGAAGCCATATCGAACTGAAGCCTCTTGATGAGGGGATCGAGCTGGACGGGTGGCAAATCGCCGCCTGGAGGGTAAACCACGGCAAGAACGGCTACTCTTACGCTTTTCGTCTGGAAAAAGAGGGCTACGCCTGGGTGTACTGTCCGGATTCGATCTCCCTGGGAGACGAGGAGACCCGGTTAATGCGGGAGGCCGATCTGCTTGTGCTGGGTACAAGCTTTTATCATGAGGAAGCCGAACTGTCGACCCGTTCTGTCTATGACATGACCGAAGCGGCCGAGCTGCTAGCGGATGTGAAGCCGCGGCGGGCCGTTTACACGCATATGTCGCATGACGTGGATTTGCGGAAGGCGTATGACCTGCCGGACAATGTGGAGCTGGGGTATGCGGGCAAGACCGTGCCGCTGGGGCACCGGATCGAAGAATAA
- a CDS encoding sulfate ABC transporter substrate-binding protein, translated as MKLFRRSRQLHGWLAVLLLALTLTACAAEEKSTATDAGAKGDVTLVIGAYSVAKDAMADILPLFAEKWKAETGQTIAFQQSYEASGTQARAIAGGFEADVTLLAMEGDVNKLVDAGLVNPSWKERGQNGMVTRSIVVMGTREGNPKGIKDFTDLTKPGVKVLYPNPKTSGGAQWDINAIYGAGLKQSEEKDGQKEPEAAKAFLADVHANVESLDKSGRASMAAFEYGVGDVIVTYENELLARIAKGVKYEVVIPKDTILIENPAAVVDKYADKHGTRKAAEAFVDFLVSPQAQEIFAEHGFRPVDQQVYKANQSRFPVPSGLFDIDYLGGWDKVRSTLYSKRGVWYQVLAGI; from the coding sequence ATGAAGCTTTTCAGAAGGAGCAGACAACTTCACGGATGGCTGGCTGTATTGCTGCTGGCGCTGACGCTTACCGCTTGCGCAGCGGAAGAGAAAAGCACGGCGACGGATGCCGGGGCAAAAGGCGATGTAACCTTGGTTATTGGCGCTTACAGCGTGGCGAAGGATGCGATGGCGGATATTTTGCCGCTGTTTGCGGAGAAATGGAAGGCTGAGACTGGACAAACGATAGCGTTTCAGCAGTCATACGAGGCTTCGGGGACTCAGGCCCGGGCAATCGCTGGCGGATTCGAGGCCGATGTGACGCTTCTGGCGATGGAGGGCGATGTCAACAAGCTGGTCGACGCGGGGCTGGTGAACCCATCCTGGAAGGAACGGGGCCAGAACGGCATGGTGACGCGTTCGATCGTCGTGATGGGCACGCGCGAAGGCAACCCGAAGGGGATTAAGGATTTTACCGATTTGACGAAGCCCGGTGTAAAGGTGCTGTACCCCAATCCGAAGACCTCGGGCGGCGCCCAGTGGGATATCAACGCGATCTACGGCGCCGGACTGAAGCAGTCGGAGGAGAAGGACGGGCAGAAGGAACCGGAGGCGGCCAAAGCCTTTCTGGCAGACGTCCACGCCAATGTAGAGTCGCTGGACAAGAGCGGACGGGCCTCGATGGCGGCGTTCGAGTATGGCGTCGGCGATGTTATCGTAACCTATGAGAATGAACTGCTGGCGCGGATTGCCAAGGGAGTGAAGTATGAGGTGGTCATTCCCAAGGATACGATTCTGATTGAGAATCCGGCGGCGGTAGTCGATAAATACGCCGATAAGCACGGCACACGGAAGGCGGCCGAAGCTTTCGTCGATTTCCTGGTGTCGCCTCAGGCGCAGGAGATTTTCGCCGAGCATGGATTCCGGCCTGTTGATCAGCAGGTGTACAAGGCCAATCAGAGCCGGTTCCCCGTCCCCTCGGGGTTATTCGATATCGACTATTTAGGCGGATGGGATAAGGTCCGCAGCACGCTGTACTCGAAACGGGGCGTATGGTACCAGGTGCTTGCGGGAATTTAA